CAGGAATCCTGCGACAGCAAGGCAGTCGGCAAGGACGGCAAGCCGTTGGCGGGCGCTGCGAAAACGTCCTTCATGAAGAAGTGCATGGCCGATCAGTGTGCGGCCAAGGCCGTGGGCTCCGACGGCAAGGCCCTTGCGGGCGCGGCCAAGACCTCATTCATGAAGAAGTGCGAGAAGGGCGCCTGACGGGCGGACTTCTGGCCAATCGCGCGCGACAGGGACACTGCGTCGCTTCTTCTTGATCCGATCGGCGACGCCGTGAGCTGCCGCGGCGAGCTCTCCCTTGGGCGAGCAACGACTACGCTTGCCCGGCCAGCCCGCAAGACCTGATGCTGTCACCCCCGGCGCCAACCTTTCGCCGGGCCGCCGGGTTTTGCCTGTGAACATCTTCGTGAGCTTAACACGGCTGACATCGGCCGCGACTAAACCGCCACGCAGGTGATTTTCGCTGGTGATTTCGCTGGTGATTTCGCTCTTGGAGAGCCCATGTTTGATCCCAAGACCGCGGCGCTGTTGCGCGCCGTGCTCGACGAGCTCTGCGAGGACGTTCCGCAACTGGAAACGTCGACGCGAACGCGCGTGGCGTCGCGGCTGCTGGAGGCCGCGACCAAAAGCGACTGGTCGATCGATGACTTGAAGAAGGCGGGCAGGGAAGCGCTTGCCGACGCACCGACGATGTGGCGCTAAAAAGCGCTCTTGCGATCAGCAGGGATGGCGGCGGCCGTCGCGCCCGCGAAAAGTGCCGGTCACGGGATCATAGGAGCGATAGCGACGGGCGCAAAAATTTGGCGCAGCTGCCGGGACGATCGTGACTTGCGACGGATAGGGCACGGCTGAGCGCCAGGGATTGCTGCCAAGGAGCCCGGCGGCGCCGATCCAGGCGATCGAGGGATCGGCGGCGAAATTGCCGGGAAAGAAGCCGTTGGTCGGGAAGTCGCGATCGTCATTGCGGTTGTCGTAGTGCCAGCCGCTGGTGTTGCCGTAGCGAACAACGGGGTAGTCCCACGCGCAGGCCGGCGCTGCGGTCAAGGACAGCAGGATCGTCGCGGCCAGTCCGATACCCGATTTGATCATGTGCGTCATTCCTTGCCTCACGGCCTGATCGTGCCCCAGTCGCCCTTCCAGCCCGTCAGGTGCCACTTCCGGAACTGCAGATAGAGGGCGTCGCTGCGGTAGGCCAGCGTCATGCCCTTGACGTTGGGAAGCGCGAGATACAGCTCATTGCCGGGGCGGCCGCGCACATAGATCAGGGGTACGCCCAGCGCCATCGAGGCTTCGTCGGCGGTCATGCCGAAAGCGAGCGGCAGGCGATTGATCGGAATCGAGATGCCCGGCTGCTGGGCGAATGCCGCCGGCACGAGTGTGAGCAGCATCCCGATCAGCGCGATCCCAAACAGCCGCCTCACCGAACGCTCCCGTCTGGTTGCTGGAATGACACCAACGTGCCGCGCGGCGTCCAGCCGCCGCCCAGCGCCTGGAACAGGCTGGTCGCGGCGAGCAGCTTGTTCAAGCGCACCAGCACCAGCGTGCTCTCGGCCGTGAACAGCGTCTGCTGCGCCTGCAGCACCGTGATGAGGTTGATGGTGCCGCCGCGGAGCTGGGTTTCGGCGACGTCGAACGCCTTGCGCGAGCTTGCGACCGCATCCGACTGCAGCTTCTCCTGCAGCGTGAACTTCTGCAGCGCGATCAGCGCCGTCTCGACGTTAGCGAAGGCCGACAGCACGGTCTTGCGATAGGTCTGCAGGTTCTGCAATTGCACGCCCTTGGCCTGCTTCAACTGGCTTTCCAGCAGGAAGCCGTCGAAGATCGGCTGGGTCAGGCTTGCAATCGCGGTGTAGTACCAGGCGCCCGGCGTGAACAGCGAAGCAAGCGCGGTGCTCTGATAGCCGGTGGTGCCGGTCAGCTGGATCTGCGGAAAGAACGCGGCGCGTGCCGCCTCGACGTTGAAATTGGAGGCGGCAAGCTGCGCCTCCGCCAGTCGGATATCCGGCCGCTGGTAGAGCAGTTCGGAAGGCAGGCCCGGCGTCACGCGGGGGACCGCGATCTGCCGCGCCGAGCCGCCGCGCACGGTGAAATTCGCCGGCGCCCGGCCGACCAGCACGGCCAGTGCGGCGATGTTCTGATCGCGCGTGACCTCGAGCGGCGGGATGTTGGCGCGTTGCGTCGCGACCAGCGCCTCCTGCTGCGACAGGTCGAGCTGCGAGGCCGTGCCGCCGTTGAACTGCTGGCGGACCAGCGTCAGGATGCGCTCGGCCGCCGCGAGGTTCTGCCGGGTGACGCGGAGCTGGTCTTCAGCTGCGAGGACCTGGAAATAGGTGTTGGCGACCGTCACGATCGACGTCAGCGCGACAACCTCGCGATTGTAGCGCGAGACCGTTGCATTCTCTTCGGCAGCATAGAGCAGGGCGCGATTGCGGCCCCAGAAATCGAGCATGTAGCTTGCGGTGAGATTGACGTTGAACCGCGGCAGGCTGATGCCGGCCTGCTGCATGGCTTCGCCGCTGGCGTTTCCGGTCAGCGAGGGCAGCAGCGGGGAGCCGGCAATGCCGACCTGCGCGTCCGCCTGCACGATCTGCGCAATCGCGACTGCGATGTCGAGATTGTAGGTCTGGGCCTCTTCCATCAGCGAGGTCAGCTCGCCGGAGCGGAAGCCGCGCCACCAGTCCAGCATCGGCACGGCCGCATCCGCATTGTGCTTCGACGCGTAGCGATAGTTGTCGGACATGTCGAGCGCGAGCTCCGGCCGTTCCGTGCCGAGGATGCAGCCGGACAGCGGCGGGCCGAGCAGGAGCGCCGCCAGCGCGCCGCGCAGCGAGCGGCCGAGCTTTCGGCCACGCGCGCGGGTGATCCGGGCAGGCGTGTGGATTGTCCTGATGGGTCGAATTGAAGCAGTTGTCGGCATTTACTCGCCCGGTTGCAGCGAAGGCCCGGGCGCGTGCGGGGCCCCACCCCTGAAACGTTGGCTCCGCAGACGGAGTCTGTCTAGATACAAATAGATCACAGGTGTCGAATAAAGCGTCAGAGCCTGGCTGAGAATCAGTCCGCCGACGATCGCTATTCCCAGCGGCTGGCGCAGCTCGCCGCCTTCGCCAATACCGAGCGCAAGCGGCAGTGCGCCCAGCATGGCGGC
This genomic interval from Bradyrhizobium sp. NP1 contains the following:
- a CDS encoding BA14K family protein; this encodes MIKSGIGLAATILLSLTAAPACAWDYPVVRYGNTSGWHYDNRNDDRDFPTNGFFPGNFAADPSIAWIGAAGLLGSNPWRSAVPYPSQVTIVPAAAPNFCARRYRSYDPVTGTFRGRDGRRHPC
- a CDS encoding efflux transporter outer membrane subunit, producing the protein MPTTASIRPIRTIHTPARITRARGRKLGRSLRGALAALLLGPPLSGCILGTERPELALDMSDNYRYASKHNADAAVPMLDWWRGFRSGELTSLMEEAQTYNLDIAVAIAQIVQADAQVGIAGSPLLPSLTGNASGEAMQQAGISLPRFNVNLTASYMLDFWGRNRALLYAAEENATVSRYNREVVALTSIVTVANTYFQVLAAEDQLRVTRQNLAAAERILTLVRQQFNGGTASQLDLSQQEALVATQRANIPPLEVTRDQNIAALAVLVGRAPANFTVRGGSARQIAVPRVTPGLPSELLYQRPDIRLAEAQLAASNFNVEAARAAFFPQIQLTGTTGYQSTALASLFTPGAWYYTAIASLTQPIFDGFLLESQLKQAKGVQLQNLQTYRKTVLSAFANVETALIALQKFTLQEKLQSDAVASSRKAFDVAETQLRGGTINLITVLQAQQTLFTAESTLVLVRLNKLLAATSLFQALGGGWTPRGTLVSFQQPDGSVR